The Camelus dromedarius isolate mCamDro1 chromosome 8, mCamDro1.pat, whole genome shotgun sequence genome includes a window with the following:
- the SHLD2 gene encoding shieldin complex subunit 2 isoform X4 translates to MCLYYGVLEQPGTLNFKGKKRNCILENLELHTTAWSSCECLFDDDVRAITFKAKFQGSTPSFVKMSDLATHLEDKHSGVILIKAQILELVFPIAASQKIILNAHSSLESIYSSLPNILYTGCAKCGLELETDENKIYRQCFSCLPFTMRKIHYRPALMTIVDGIYKVCVHVGSKLVEKILLNISPDWLNRVIAPPSEVTYRMVAADLLHSLLAGSGAPWVLKMQSLFVLDENSYPLQQDFSLLDLYPTM, encoded by the exons CGCAATTGCATCCTAGAAAACCTAGAGTTGCATACAACAGCGTGGTCATCCTGTGAGTGCCTGTTTGATGATGATGTAAGGGCCATTACATTTAAAGCAAAGTTCCAAGGAAGCACACCCTCCTTTGTGAAGATGTCAGATTTAGCAACACACCTAGAGGATAAGCATTCAG GAGTGATTCTAATCAAAGCCCAGATTTTAGAGCTCGTGTTTCCTATTGCAGCCTCTCAGAAGATAATTCTAAATGCTCACAGTTCTCTGGAGAGTATTTATTCTTCTCTTCCCAATATTCTTTACACCGGCTGTGCAAAATGTGGATTGGAACTAGAAACAGATGAGAACAAGATCTACAGACAGTGTTTCAGCTGCTTGCCTTTTACTATGAGGAAAATACACTATAG GCCAGCTTTAATGACCATAGTTGATGGAATATATAAGGTTTGCGTGCACGTAGGATCAAAGCTGGTGGAGAAGATTCTTCTCAACATTTCTCCTGACTGGCTCAACAGAGTTATAG cccCGCCCTCAGAGGTGACCTACCGCATGGTCGCAGCGGACCTGCTCCATTCCTTGTTGGCAGGCAGCGGGGCACCTTGGGTCCTGAAGATGCAGAGCCTCTTTGTCTTAGATGAAAACAGCTACCCACTGCAACAGGACTTCTCTCTCCTGGATCTTTATCCGACAATGTGA